The window ATTCGGATTCACGTAGGAATTTCGGGTGTTCGTAAAAATCCCCATCAGACGTAATGGCAAGATGCTTGACACCAAGGTCGATCCCAACGGTGGCATTCGACTCTGGCAAGGTATTCGGCTCCACATCGCATGACAGACTAGCGTAATACTTACCGTTTTTCACCATGACAGTACAGGTTTTGATTTTTCCTTGTGGTAGGCGATGAAGTTTTATTTTCACTTCGCCAATCTTTGAGAGTGTTAATTGATGACCATTGATCGCATAGCCGCCCTGTGGATACGTGAAAGAGTCATATCGTCCTGCTGATTTGAATCGTGGATACCCAGGTGTTTCACCTGCCTTCACACGACGAAAGAAGGCTTGAAAGGCTTTGTCAAGCCGTTTTGCCACGTCCTGCAATACTTGCGAGTGAACTTGCTTCAATGCTGGAATGTACTTTTTGCGCTCATTCAGCGTATTTGCCTGATCATAGTAGTTCAGCGTAGTCTTGTCCGTTTCATAGGCAAAACGCCGTTCGTCAAGCAAACGATTGTAGAGCAAGCGACATCGTTCTAAGGTGAACTGGATGTTCTCTTCTTGCGCTTTCGTAAGATAGAGTCTGTATTTGTACGCTTTTCGCATGATCGATCTCACCTCGATTTCTGCTCTTCGATATACTTCTTGATCACGTCCAGTTGAACAGTGCCCACCGTAGCGCCTGACGGCGAGCGCCTTATATCCCCATAGCTAAAGCAAGGGGTTTTACGGCGCATTCGATAAAACCGAGCGTACTTGCCTTGTTGTGTTGCTGGCGCTGGCTCTTGATCCGCATCGAGCATGTGCATGGGCTTGTCCACTGTTTTTTTCGCTTGCATCGTACGAAAAAAATCCCGAATCTCTTGTTGCCTGATCTCTGCAACTGTTCGTCCATCTTCAGATACCTCAAAATCGCCATGAATTGCCTCTACAGGTGTTTCTACCGTCTTGTTTGATGTTTTGTCTATCAGCGCCTTGTTGAACTCTTCTACGTGTTCACTAGATTGATTTTCGTCAATGATCTGCATGTCTCCCCAAGGTGTTGCTGTTTGGACTGCACAAGGCTCTTGTAGACACGCTGTATTACTGTTGTCGGATTCCTCCACAGACGGAGAAACGTGATCCTGCGACTGGATCCTCTGTAATGTCGCGTTCATCTCTGCATATTTATCTGGTTGAACACATACAGTCTGTTGACCTGCTTCTCTCGCTTCGGCGATGGTCAAACCTCGCTTGGCATAGGACGAACGGGAATAATTTGGTTTAGACGATGGTTTTTGTGTATAAGATGACGCACGTTGGGCATCCTGAACTTGTACAAGAGCAGGTGTCACGGCTTCATCCGCTCGTCTCTTGAGAGAGTCAACTACGGTCTCAACGTAGCGCAAGTTGCATGCGTTGTACTGTATGGCTATCTCCATGGCTTCTTGCAAGAGGTCTACACCCGCCTCTGCTAATAAGGCAGACAATTGATCTTGTGTGACGAAGGTTAATGCAGGACGAAAGTGATGCTCTGTATACACGTTCAGGATACGGACTAAATCAGGAGACTGTATAAGAGGTGCTGGGCATGATTGTCCAAGCGTGTTGTTATCGTTGCCTGAATTAGTTGGTTTTTTAAAACTATTTTCTTCACGCGCGTCATATATATCTATCTTTTTGTATGGTTCAACTACGTATGGTTCACCCTCAAAAAAAGTTCCGTCAGCCCTTGCCCCGTCTGCGATCTCGGAGGGGGGGGAGGCGGACAGTTTTGTCCCCCTCTCCCGGGCAGTTTTGTCCGCCCTCATTTTGATACCCGGACAGTTTTGTCCGCCCATGTTTTGATACCCGGACAAATTTGTCCGCCCATGTTTGACGCGGATTTTTCGCATGATTATGTCCGAATTCGATTTTTTCGGTTTCGGTAAACAACCCTTAGAGTGAACAAATCCTTCTGCTCCATATGTAAACCAATCATCGGGTATTTCTGGGTAAGCAGCATTTAATAGGATTACATTTGACGTTTGTGTTCCGTTGTCAAGATGACAAGGTATGACACGCAATATATTTTCTTGGATCAATACGCTCTTCCAACGTCGGACCGTCCGCTCATTAACGTTTAATTTTCGAGCCAAAGTATCATTTTTGGGGAAGGCCATCACTCCAGAGTTACCGCGGGTATAACTATTTAGCGTGTAATACATAGCAAAACCTTCAGAGCCGACTTTGCGCATAATCTCAAAGGACGTCTCGTCGTGCAACATCGAAAATTCCTTGTTCAGCTTGTCTTGTTTGGATTCGCCCAAACGGACTATAAATTCATCGGTCATATCGTTACCTCCGCCTATAAAATTGAAAAATATTACTCACAAACAATAATTTAACACAAAAAAATAACAGAGATTGAGCGTTTTTGAAGCAAAATAAATTTCTATATGTACCGATCCATTAAACAAATCTCTTAGTTATGATTGACTTTTTAGGGATTTAAAAATTAGTTCTGCAGCAGCGTATATGAGTTTTAGACAAACTCAAAATAGGGGTTGCAGACATGATTTTTTTTTGCTAAAATTAGAATGTAAATTTAATTGCCAGTGTGCCAGTGAAT of the Sulfoacidibacillus ferrooxidans genome contains:
- a CDS encoding helix-turn-helix domain-containing protein, with the translated sequence MTDEFIVRLGESKQDKLNKEFSMLHDETSFEIMRKVGSEGFAMYYTLNSYTRGNSGVMAFPKNDTLARKLNVNERTVRRWKSVLIQENILRVIPCHLDNGTQTSNVILLNAAYPEIPDDWFTYGAEGFVHSKGCLPKPKKSNSDIIMRKIRVKHGRTNLSGYQNMGGQNCPGIKMRADKTARERGTKLSASPPSEIADGARADGTFFEGEPYVVEPYKKIDIYDAREENSFKKPTNSGNDNNTLGQSCPAPLIQSPDLVRILNVYTEHHFRPALTFVTQDQLSALLAEAGVDLLQEAMEIAIQYNACNLRYVETVVDSLKRRADEAVTPALVQVQDAQRASSYTQKPSSKPNYSRSSYAKRGLTIAEAREAGQQTVCVQPDKYAEMNATLQRIQSQDHVSPSVEESDNSNTACLQEPCAVQTATPWGDMQIIDENQSSEHVEEFNKALIDKTSNKTVETPVEAIHGDFEVSEDGRTVAEIRQQEIRDFFRTMQAKKTVDKPMHMLDADQEPAPATQQGKYARFYRMRRKTPCFSYGDIRRSPSGATVGTVQLDVIKKYIEEQKSR
- a CDS encoding RNA-guided endonuclease InsQ/TnpB family protein, which gives rise to MRKAYKYRLYLTKAQEENIQFTLERCRLLYNRLLDERRFAYETDKTTLNYYDQANTLNERKKYIPALKQVHSQVLQDVAKRLDKAFQAFFRRVKAGETPGYPRFKSAGRYDSFTYPQGGYAINGHQLTLSKIGEVKIKLHRLPQGKIKTCTVMVKNGKYYASLSCDVEPNTLPESNATVGIDLGVKHLAITSDGDFYEHPKFLRESEWKLHRKQRSVSRKKKGSSRRRKAIRELARLHEHIANQRRDYAHKVSRKLVNGYGLIAFEHLNVQGMVKNHHLAKSIVDASWHQLVQYTTYKAEEAGRRVVLVDPKNTSQLCSNCGEIVPKKLSERVHRCNYCGYVQDRDVNAAQNILKRALA